A stretch of DNA from Globicephala melas chromosome 19, mGloMel1.2, whole genome shotgun sequence:
CCCGAACATATTCAGCCCAGTGGTGGAGGCAGAGCGAGAGGGACAGACTCCAGAGACTTAAGGGATTTGATTCGGGGAGTGAGGAAGGTTTCCAGCCTAAGCAATTAATTGGATGGTGGTGGTATTTGCTGACGGCAGAGACTAGGAGAAGACCCACTTTGGGGAGAGGCTAATACCGTGTTCTACCTTGGATGTGTTCAATTCGAGGTGCCTGGAAGATACCAAGTATTAATGACAAGaggtagcttttttcttttttttttgatctcgccacatggcttgtgggatcttagttccccgaccagggatcatcaaacctgggccccagcagtgaaagcgcgcgtcctaacccctggaccgccagggaattccctagaggcAGCTTGATGACCAGGCTTGGGGCTTGGAGGAGAAGTCCCACCGGGTTACACTGTGGGTGGTATCTGAAGTCACAAACTGCAGGAGAACCCAGAAAGATGGAACTCAGAGAAGAAAGACAGAGGGGTCCAGGAGTGAGCCCTGCGAGAGTCACCAAGAAGCCCTTACTCACGACTAGATGCCCAGAGCTGCCCGTGGAGTAGAGCCTCAGCGCCCATCTGCGCGGGGCTGCAGCAGCTGTTGGCTGCCCAGAGAGGTAGTGAAAGGGAGGTGGGTGAGAGGAAGCCCGGGTCTGACCTGTCCTTCCCTACACCCCTTCCTCCCAGCTGGTGAGTCTGGCCAGTGAAGTACAGGACCTGCACGTGGCCCAGAGGAAGGAAATGGCCTCAGGCTTCAGCAAGGGGCCCAGCCTGGGGCTGCTGCCTGACGTTCCCTCTCTGATGGAGACGCTCAGCTACAGCTACTGCTACGTGGGAATCATGACAGGTGAGCGTGCCCTGCCCGCAGGCCTGCCTCCGCAGCTCCTCACCCTCTGTCTCCATCCTCTGCCTGGAGTTTGGTGCCTGTTCCATGTTCCCACATTCCATTCCAGCATCTGCTGCTCTGAGGGTGAGCATCTATGCCCGAGTCCATGTCTGACTCTCCCGCCTGGTCCCAGGGCCCCTCCAGAGTAGAGAGAGACTGTTCTCAGCCTCAGTGATTCCTTATAACTTTTGGGGAGCAAACAGGAGATAAAGGAGAAAGATCTACATCACCCTAACATTTCTGCTGCCTGGGCAACGAGCATTCACAGGTTATGATCCCAGTTTtagtttcagaaaatatttttcactaaTGTTGACCTCTTAGAAGGTGTTCATTTTCATAGCAACTGTATTGAGCTATGATTACCACATTCACCTACTTGTAACCACATCCAGCTTGCTGGGTTTTAGTctgttcacagagttgtgcaaccatcactgccATGTAATTTCGTCAAAACCCTGTACAAAGAGCCGTCGTCTCTCAAACCTCCGTCTGCCCCCattccctggaaaccactaattgactttctatctctatatatCTGCCTATCCCGAAcatttataagtggaatcatacagtgtgtggtCTTCTGTGACGTGTAAGACGTTTAACACTTCTGTTAACCCCACTCTGCTCCCTCCCTAGGCCAAGAACAGTCTCCTCTTTTCCAACACTGCCcctctgcagcccctccctgctcAGTGGCCAGAGGGGTCTCATGAAAAGGCATAATGATAATCcagcacttccctggtgggaGAGCCAATACTGGTTTCCTAGCGCTTAGAACAAAACTCAAAGTCCTCATCAGATCCCCCAGGGGTCCCGCCCCTGCCACCCTCTCATTTCTTCTCACACCACTCTTCCTCTGCACATGCACTGCTGCACTTCCTGTCACTCCTTCATACCCAgctcacccccagccccatccctccAGGTCTGGTCTGTCTGTCTCCATCTGTCTCCGTGTCTCCATACCCCTCATTCTCAGGCTCTGTGTCCCTTTCCATAAGTGTCtgtccctctttatttcctgccaAGTCCCTtgtcctcccctttctcctcttccttgtccctttctctctgggtttcatacccccactcccctctctgcttctctctctccttcctctctccctggtCCACCTCAGCTCCCGAATCTCTGGTCCATcttccccgtcccccaaccccgCCCCGAGACTGGagctctccccgccccccacgtGTACCGTGTCTGACCAGCTGCCCTGCCTCCCGCCGCAGGCCCGTTCTTCCGCTACCGCACGTACCTGGACTGGCTGGAGCAGCCCTTCCCCGGGGCCGTGCCCAGCCTGCGGCCCCTGCTGCGGCGCGCCTGGCCGGCCCCGCTCTTCGGCCTGCTCTTCCTGCTCTCCTCCCACCTGTTCCCGCTGGAGGCCGTGCGTGAGGACGCCTTCTACGCCCGCCCGCTGCCCGCCCGCCTCTTCTACATGATCCCCGTCTTCTTCGCCTTCCGCATGCGCTTCTACGTGGCCTGGATTGCCGCCGAGTGCGGCTGCATTGCCGCCGGCTTCGGGGCCTACCCCGTGGCCGCCAAAGCCCGGGCCGGGGGCGGCCCCACCCTCCAATGCCCACCCCCCAGCAGGTCAGGCGGCGGGAGGGAGGTGTCCCAAGACCCGGCAGGCCCAATCACCGCGGGCTGGCCCTGCCCCTAGCAGGGAGGATAGCGGGGAGCAGGGGGGGGCAGGTCTCCCACCTGTTGTCAGCAGAGTGTCGCCCTCAGCCACCACAGCCCGCCTTCCCCTGTCCTAAGGAAACAGTAGTCCTGATACGTACGGATTGCCCCCTGTTGCTAGCGCTTGTCCCCCCTTGGGATGGTGAATTGCTCTCTGTTGCTAGGAAAAGGAAGGTGTTACAGCAATCACACGCTGTCCCTCTGTTGCCGTGGAAGCGACACCCCAGTAACCCAGTTGTTCCTGGTTGCTCAGGGTGCCATCGTTGGGCAGTGAGGAGTAGCCCTTTGTTGCTAGGGAGAACATTCCCTAGCAACAGCACTGCCCCTTCCTGCCAGAAAGCTGCTCTTTGTTGCTACGGAAACGGCATCCCCTAAACTGCCCCTTTGTTGCTGGGAGCGAGCACGCCCCTCCCCATGGGATGTCGTCACATAACAGCCTGCTGTTGCCCTCTTTTTCTATGGAAATGGCATCCTTGACCGTGCTGTCCTCTCGCAGAGGGGAAACCATTCCTAGCAACTGCAAGTCGCCTTCCTACTGTTGCCCAGGAAATCCCCTGGTAACTATCAATTAACCTTGTTGCTGGCAAAACTAGCCCCCAGCTCCTTCATCACTAGAtaagccacacagctagtaactaCAGACCCTTGTTGCTAAGGATATGTTGCTCCTGTGTTACTAGGGAAATGGCACTCCTAGCAACCAGGAATGGCCTGTCCCTCTGTCCCTAGAGGTCATGGTCAGCTTTCAGGCTGGGGCTGGGAAAGCAGCCCTTTGGTGTAAATTCTGAGCTACTCCTTCTTACAAGGGTTGGGCAATCCCCTAGTAGTCACAAAGTGCCACCCATTGCAGGGGAGGTGGCCCCCCCGCAGAGTTCCTGCCACTGCCATAGGAGAAGGTATCCCCCAGAAGATGCCAAGCAGGAATTGAAGGCTTTTCTAAACCTTCTGGGCCCCGCCCCTAATGGATGCCCCCCTTCCGTTATCGGAAGCTGCCAACGGTTCAGGTGGGCCGAGGATATCCCCCACTTCTGGGGGGGGTTGGCACCAGTGACCCAGGAACCACTGTATTACTGGAGATGACCCTTATAGAACAATCCTGGGGACCAATAGCCAGAGAAGGCCCCTTCAGGAAGCTTTTCTAAACATCCTAGGCCTTGTTGCTAAGGAATGCCCTTTCCCTAGCAACAGAGACCATCAAGGTGTCAGGCGGGCCTAAAACATCTCCCTAGCAACCACGGACCACCTCATTGTTAGGGATGCTGCTTCCCTAACAACCGAAGTGTCCAACAATTTAGGATGGACTACTTGGAGGCTTCTCTGAATATGCTGAGCTTGGTTGCTAAGGAATGGCCTTTCCCTAGCATCTGAGACCATTGGCAGGTCAGGTTGCTAAGGACTCATAGCTTAGCAACCGTGGCCCTTCCAGACTTTTCCTGGCTGTTGCAGGCCCCCTTACCAAAGAGGAGAACCCTATTGCTGATGAACTGTGCACTTCCCAAAAGCGCTCAGTCTGGGCTACCCTCCCCTGTTGCCCTAGCAAACGTGATAGCCAGAGAACTGTTGCCTGGCTAGGATCCCCTCCTTAGCATCCGGGGCTGGGACAGTAGCCAGAGTCAGGAGGGGGCCTGGCTGAGCTGCATGTCTGTCCCCCACCCTcatcctccccccccccacccccccagtccGGAGAAAGCGGCTTCCACGGAGTACGACTATGAGACCATCCGCAACATCGATTGCTATGGCACAGACTTCTGCGTGCGCGTGCGGGATGGCATGCGGTACTGGAACATGACGGTGCAGTGGTGGCTGGCGCAGTACATCTACAAGAGCGCGCCCGCGCGCTCCTACGTCTTCAGGTGAGCCCAACTGTCTCGGAGGACGGCACAGAAGTACATCTCCCAGCTGCCCCTGGGGTCGCCTGCGTCTTCCCCCGCTGGGCTTCCACCCCTGAGGGTCATGGGAGTTGTAGTTTCTTGAGCCTTGCTCTGGCTCTGATTTGCGTTATTCCGGGGTCAATTCTTCCTCCTCTCTGGGCTTCCGTTTCTACCTCCTTAAAGTCAGCCCCGCTCCACAAACGCAGTCCTGTGGACTCAGTAGCTAGACTTTCCGGAATCTTAACCCTGCCAGTTACTAAGAAACCTTAAGGAGTTAGTTGATCCCtgtttcctcaacttttttaatttcaacaattcccatacatgctttttttttttaaattccaaatgctTACTTTAATTACCCTTGACTAAACCTCAAGAGATAACAGCCATTTACTTGGAGCCCAGCAAGATAAATTGCTTCAGCATACTGCGAGAGGAAGCCATTGAAATAATCACTCTGCTTTGTAAACCTTTATGTAACTTCTGGCtagtaaacataaaaatttaaacgAACTGTGGGAGCAGGGGCCCCACCCAAACATGGACtgtagaaataaaagaggaaaaggcaaTCTCTTTCccaaaagcaaaatcaaacaCAATTAACAATCCCCTAGCTCTTAaagttacctctttttttttcttaacatctttattggagtataattgctttacaatggtgtgttagtttctgctgtataacaaagtgaatcagctatacatatacatatatccccatatctcttccctcttgtgtctccctcccaccctccccatatatgcatttttccccagttttttaaaattgaagtatagttgatttacaatgatgtattagtttcaggtgtacagcaaagtgattcagttatatatatatatatatatatatatacacacacacacacacacacacacacacacacacacatacacacacacacattaattcttttatttttttttttggtctcactgagcagcttgtgggatcttagttcccccaccaggatttgaaccctgccctggcagtgaaagcgcggagtcctaatcactgggcCACCAGTGGTTgcctatctattctttttcagattcttttcccttatagggtACTACAGAATGtttagtatagttccctgtgctatacagtaggtcctggttggttatctattttttatatagtagtgtatatatgttaatcccaaactcctaatttatcccccccgcGAACCCAGTTTCCTCAACTCTTAAATGGGGGTAAGGCTGTTACCTGTTTCATAGGTTGATGTGAGGAATAAGTGAGATAAAGTGTGAAATGCACTTAACGTGAGGCCTGATTAGCTTGTATTCTCCTTCGCTCATCTGATATTTCTTGAGTGGAGACTTTCTGTAACGATAAGATAAACTTATCTTTACAACCTTAGGAAGTAGGAGctctcatcatccccattttacagatgaagagacccAGGATCCGAGGTCTGATCTTAGGCAGCCTGCCGAGTGTCACCAGATGAGGTCAGGATACATCATGACACGTTCTTATAATGAAGAAGTCAGTCATGGTGCCTCTGGAGCTAGACTTCCCGGGGTGTGTGATCTGATTTATGATTTAAAGATCTGCTCCGACCTTGTGTGGGAACGGGctaaggtgggggaggggatcagGCGATAAAGCAGGGACTGGCCCGGTGGGCATTGATGGTATCCTAGAGTAGGGACCAGTGGCCTAGAAGTGGATGCATttgagaggtggaggtgggaaaCAGCCCGATGCCCAGGTGATGGGTTGTGCGTGATGGTAGGGCACAGAAGGGCTGTTTCCTGAGGAGGGGAAACTGGGCAGAAGGAAGTTTCAGGAGTGGGTAGGATGAGGAAGCTAGACTTGGGTTTAGTCTCCCTGACTTTGAGGTGACTGTTAGATTTCCAGCCGGGGTTGTTGGCTAGGCAGTTAGTTGTGTGATTCTGGTGCGTAATGCAAGGGTTGGTGTAAGAAGTGGACACGTGAGCGTCAGCAGGTGTGGATGATGCTTAAAGCTCTGGGGCTGAGCCTCAGGTCGAAGCACAGAGTGCACCTTCGTTTAGACCAGGGATTCTCAATGGGGGGGGGAGCAATTGTGCTGCACCCCCAGGGGGcactggcaatgtctggagacgctTTTGTCACAATGGGgatgtgctactggcatctagtgggtggaggccagagatGCTCTTAAACACTCTGCGCTGCACAGGACAGCACTCCACCTCCctccactcccccccccccgagAAATGATCCTGCCCCAGGTGTCTGTAGTgccaagattgagaaaccctggtgTAGACTAGGGACCAGGAGGAAGAGCCAGCACAGATGCAGCCAGTGGCGTAGGGGGACAATCGGCAAAGTATTCATTCCCAGAAGGAAGCCGAGAGAAGGAACGAGGAGGGGATTGTGCGTCTGCAGGTGCCAGGAGCTTCAGTGCGCTGAAGGCGAGTGTGACCACTGGGTGGGGCGTGATGGGAGGAAGCCCCCGGCAACCTTGACCGGAGGAGAGTGGAGGGCTGAAGTGAAAGCTGGATTGGAGAGGGTTCAAGAGAGGACGGAAGGGGGAGCCTAGACGATTCTTTGGAGAGTGTTcactgtggggggcaggggggcagcgAAGCAGGGAGAGAAGAGTAGGTGGCGGAACGGCCAAGAGCTCAGGTGTGCACACGTGGAGGTTACAGATGCCGGGCTTGCGCTGATGTGTGTCCTACCGTCAACTGCTTTCAGTTCTGCCGACCCAGAGCATTCTCTCTCCACCAgaggtagaaaagaaagaaaacaggtttGTGGACTTCCCCAgcactccagtggttaagactccgtgttcccACTGccgggggcgtgggttcgatccctgttctggGAACTATTATCCTGCATGTctcgcggcgtggccaaaaaataggaaaaaaaaaaccaagttattgaataagcattaaaCCAGATTTCGAGGCATGGCTCAAGTAACCCACTGCTGAGATTACCAAAAAagctcagccttttttttttttaacagttcatCGATCCAtccgttttatttttatttttattttttttaattggggtatagttgatttacagtgttgtgttagtttcaggtgtaccgcaaagtgaatctgttacacatatatccactctttttttagcttcttttcccaaataggccattacagagtactgagtagaatcccctatgctatacagtaggtccttattagttgtctGGAAATCTCACCCTTTTTGTCCTCTCCGTCGCCACTTAGAGCCCTTTACGTAGCGTGTTCTCAAAAGACACCATAACTGGTCCTCATGTCGGAGGACGCCACAAGCACTTTGCGTGCTCTCATGTTCATCCCAAGTTCACCTGGTGATTGGGGTAGCCACCCGTGCCAGTTAAGTGtctttatctgaaggaagaatctgAAGAAACTCCTATCTCTATGACCAGCAGGTGTTTACAGCTCGGAGCTGGTACCTAGGATAAACCCTCAGAGCTGCAGGGAGACAGGCTCTATCTCCCTCCACACCTAGGCTTCGAAGAGATGGCTCCCAGGCCCTCGAGAAGAGCATTCCTGACTGTAACACCTTCTAGAGGCCTACTTTACCATTTCAGAGATTTCCATCTGTATCCAAAGGATAACGGAAAGATGCTCAAACAGGTTTTTCAAGGAAATGGcctaagaaaagagaaggaggaaaagatctTCCCTGTTGGCAACAGGGAAAATTCAACCTTTTTATGGACGCTTacaccctctgccctccccctccaccccccccccggAAAGGGTGGTCAGTATCATTCTGTCATTAGGTTATTTTTGCAGTTTTAACACCCTGATGTACCAGAGGGAAAACTTGATGCCCATGGGCAGGAACTCAGGCCACAGTCCTTGGCAAACCTGCTCTGATTTGTGGGTTCTCTGTGGAAGTGGGGATCAGAGCCTAAATTTGTGGGTCTTCAGGGGATAGCATTTGGAGTCCTTAAGGAGAAGGGACCATGGCTGGAGATTTCTGAGTCTTCACGGGTCATGATTTATCTTCCTGGATCCTCAAAGAGGAAGTGGCTGGGGACCTGACTCCTGGGTCCTGAGGGAAGGTAGTGTTGGGAGGGGGTTTCTGAGGAGCGAGTAGAGAGTCCCgggcctgagggaggaggggctgggggcctgggcccCCGGGTctcagggaagggggcagggggccTGCACTCCGGTCCTGATTCctagcccctcccccaggagcgCCTGGACCATGTTACTGAGCGCCTACTGGCACGGCCTGCACCCTGGCTACTACCTGAGCTTCCTGACCATCCCGCTATGCCTGGCAGCTGAGGGCCGGCTGGAGTCGGCCTTCCGGGGGCGGCTCAGCCCCAGGGGCCAGAAAGCCTGGGACTGGGTGCACTGGTTCCTGAAGATGCGGGCCTATGACTACATGTGCATGGGCTTTGTGCTGCTCTCGCTGGGCGAAACCCTGCGGTACTGGGCCTCCATCTACTTCTGCATCCACGTCCTGGCCCTGGTGGCCCTCGGGCTGGGGCTGGCTCTAGGTGGGGGCAGCCCCAGCCGGCGGAAgaccccgccccccgccaccaGCCTTGCCTCAGGAAAGCTTCGGGAGGAGTAAGCTGTCACGACGCTCCCTCTGCCATCGGTCCAGCCGCCAAGCTTCGGCCTGGGAATTCTGTGAAGCCTGCTGCTGTCTCCTTTCCCGGAAAGAGTCCTGAATATGGCAGGGGGCCTGGAGAGGATTCCCGCTTCCCCAGCTCAGCAC
This window harbors:
- the MBOAT7 gene encoding lysophospholipid acyltransferase 7 isoform X1 — protein: MSPEEWTYLVVLLISIPIGFLFKKAGPGLKRWGAAAVGLGLTLFTCGPHTLHSLVTILGTWALIQAQPCSCHALALAWTFSYLLFFRALSLLGLPTPTPFTNAVQLLLTLKLVSLASEVQDLHVAQRKEMASGFSKGPSLGLLPDVPSLMETLSYSYCYVGIMTGPFFRYRTYLDWLEQPFPGAVPSLRPLLRRAWPAPLFGLLFLLSSHLFPLEAVREDAFYARPLPARLFYMIPVFFAFRMRFYVAWIAAECGCIAAGFGAYPVAAKARAGGGPTLQCPPPSSPEKAASTEYDYETIRNIDCYGTDFCVRVRDGMRYWNMTVQWWLAQYIYKSAPARSYVFRSAWTMLLSAYWHGLHPGYYLSFLTIPLCLAAEGRLESAFRGRLSPRGQKAWDWVHWFLKMRAYDYMCMGFVLLSLGETLRYWASIYFCIHVLALVALGLGLALGGGSPSRRKTPPPATSLASGKLREE
- the MBOAT7 gene encoding lysophospholipid acyltransferase 7 isoform X3, with protein sequence MSPEEWTYLVVLLISIPIGFLFKKAGPGLKRWGAAAVGLGLTLFTCGPHTLHSLVTILGTWALIQAQPCSCHALALAWTFSYLLFFRALSLLGLPTPTPFTNAVQLLLTLKLVSLASEVQDLHVAQRKEMASGFSKGPSLGLLPDVPSLMETLSYSYCYVGIMTGPFFRYRTYLDWLEQPFPGAVPSLRPLLRRAWPAPLFGLLFLLSSHLFPLEAVREDAFYARPLPARLFYMIPVFFAFRMRFYVAWIAAECGCIAAGFGAYPVAAKARAGGGPTLQCPPPSSPEKAASTEYDYETIRNIDCYGTDFCVRVRDGMRYWNMTVQWWLAQYIYKSAPARSYVFR
- the MBOAT7 gene encoding lysophospholipid acyltransferase 7 isoform X2: MGGSSCGPRAHLVHLWSPHFAFSGHHPWDVGAHSGPALLVSLASEVQDLHVAQRKEMASGFSKGPSLGLLPDVPSLMETLSYSYCYVGIMTGPFFRYRTYLDWLEQPFPGAVPSLRPLLRRAWPAPLFGLLFLLSSHLFPLEAVREDAFYARPLPARLFYMIPVFFAFRMRFYVAWIAAECGCIAAGFGAYPVAAKARAGGGPTLQCPPPSSPEKAASTEYDYETIRNIDCYGTDFCVRVRDGMRYWNMTVQWWLAQYIYKSAPARSYVFRSAWTMLLSAYWHGLHPGYYLSFLTIPLCLAAEGRLESAFRGRLSPRGQKAWDWVHWFLKMRAYDYMCMGFVLLSLGETLRYWASIYFCIHVLALVALGLGLALGGGSPSRRKTPPPATSLASGKLREE